A segment of the Vicinamibacteria bacterium genome:
CTGGCCGATCTCGTCAACCGCGTGGCCTATGGAAACGAGCGCTTCATCGTCACCCGCCATGGAAAGGGCGTAGCGGCGCTCGTGCCCCTTTCCGATGTGAGTCTGCTCGAACGGCTCCGCCGTCTCCTCTCTCGCAGGGAGGTGAAGACCGCGCTCGAGAAGGCACGGACAGTCTCCTGGGCCGAGCTCAAGAAAGACCTCGAGCTCTAACAGGCTGATGAACGATTAGATGCCCTTCCCGATCGAGCTCACCAGAAAGGCCGCAGCGGCGCTTCGGAAACTGCCCCGGGCGGAGCAGGAGGTCGTCGCCCGG
Coding sequences within it:
- a CDS encoding type II toxin-antitoxin system Phd/YefM family antitoxin, translated to MEDVSTREARKNLADLVNRVAYGNERFIVTRHGKGVAALVPLSDVSLLERLRRLLSRREVKTALEKARTVSWAELKKDLEL